From one Saprospiraceae bacterium genomic stretch:
- a CDS encoding Crp/Fnr family transcriptional regulator, whose amino-acid sequence MNTRDLAEGSCSSACINCTFRHLSLFSKLQPEELQLLNSNKSFARFQAGEYIFKEGSKLKGLLCLQQGKVKLTRRADSGNNVIIALNKPVEFIALPELLIHQHHHSSAMALEDTFICTIDSNHFMEIMQNNAAFSLQVSTYLSGKLESAQNHLMHLTQKHMRGRLAYAILYFKDFFGIDPTNSFLNMGLKRSDLAEWTNMTTANVIRTLSSFSVERLIEVRGRNIKILDEASLKQIYQLN is encoded by the coding sequence ATGAATACGAGGGATCTTGCTGAAGGATCTTGCTCTTCAGCTTGCATAAACTGCACCTTTAGACACTTATCCTTATTCTCCAAACTTCAACCTGAGGAATTACAATTATTAAATTCCAATAAATCCTTTGCTCGCTTCCAGGCTGGAGAGTACATTTTCAAAGAAGGCAGTAAATTAAAGGGACTCCTTTGCTTGCAGCAAGGAAAAGTTAAACTTACCCGAAGAGCCGACTCTGGAAATAATGTGATTATCGCCTTAAATAAACCCGTAGAATTCATAGCCCTTCCCGAGTTATTAATTCATCAACATCATCATTCGTCAGCGATGGCCTTGGAAGATACTTTCATTTGCACTATTGATTCCAATCACTTTATGGAGATCATGCAAAATAATGCTGCTTTTAGTTTGCAAGTCAGCACCTATCTATCCGGCAAATTAGAATCAGCCCAAAACCATTTAATGCATTTGACTCAAAAGCATATGAGAGGCAGACTGGCCTATGCAATATTATATTTTAAAGATTTTTTTGGTATTGACCCTACAAATTCCTTCCTGAATATGGGATTAAAAAGGTCAGATCTGGCAGAATGGACCAATATGACTACCGCCAACGTGATCAGGACTTTATCTTCCTTTTCAGTAGAGCGATTAATCGAAGTCAGGGGCAGAAATATCAAGATACTTGACGAGGCTTCGCTGAAGCAAATATATCAGTTAAATTAA
- a CDS encoding response regulator transcription factor, translated as MPNVFCVDDHALILEGLKNLLEQVEHFNWIGECNHPDKLEQILSNDRNIHIVLVDVFYNRENKLVRIGSMVQKFNHVKWIILSAYESPALVQQAFLYGVAGYLRKDITMLELSQALKLVWSGRQNITCLGSTLLPSTHITTDREPLSSREMDIINLIIKGLTEQLIAESLFISKHTVHSHRKNIFRKLGIHSNSELIRYFIENPLHGIGY; from the coding sequence GTGCCAAATGTCTTTTGCGTAGATGACCATGCTTTAATCTTGGAAGGATTAAAGAATTTGCTTGAGCAGGTTGAGCATTTTAATTGGATAGGGGAATGTAATCATCCGGATAAACTGGAGCAGATTTTATCAAACGACAGAAATATTCATATTGTGCTGGTCGATGTATTTTACAACAGAGAAAATAAACTGGTTCGGATCGGTAGTATGGTTCAAAAATTTAACCATGTCAAATGGATCATTCTCAGTGCCTATGAATCGCCGGCATTGGTGCAGCAGGCTTTTTTATATGGCGTGGCCGGTTACCTGAGAAAAGATATCACTATGCTGGAGTTGAGTCAGGCACTCAAATTGGTATGGTCAGGCAGACAGAACATTACCTGCCTGGGTAGTACCTTGCTGCCTTCCACGCATATCACCACGGACAGGGAACCTCTGTCTTCCAGAGAAATGGATATCATAAACTTAATTATTAAAGGGCTGACAGAGCAATTGATAGCTGAATCTTTATTTATCAGCAAGCATACGGTGCACTCTCATCGCAAAAATATATTTAGAAAATTGGGTATTCATTCCAACTCTGAACTTATTCGTTATTTTATTGAAAATCCATTACACGGAATTGGGTATTGA